The following are from one region of the Phormidium sp. PBR-2020 genome:
- a CDS encoding ParA family protein yields MGYLIATTNMKGGVGKTTLTVNMAACLAKEHRQRVLVVDLDPQVSATLSLMSPTDFAKIRKDKGTLKHLLQKAITGDLDHSPVQDIIRPYGGNLQGIDVLPGDIDLYNDFLVSEVLYRKAIRNPERNFEGVWNTFEDSLMRGILKPVVDHYDFILLDCAPSYNLVTRSSLVCSDFYLIPAKPEPLSYIGMQLLERQVKKLIEIHQIEKKVQTQLIGIVFTMSRSILAGRYYKQVMKRVRQEFNEAQIFKTSIPMDVSVSRAVDSFKPVVLSDPNSSGSKAFRAVTEELLQKLQTLTPAARSVRLSKLD; encoded by the coding sequence ATGGGTTATCTAATTGCCACAACAAATATGAAAGGCGGCGTGGGGAAAACCACCCTCACCGTCAATATGGCGGCGTGTTTAGCCAAAGAACACCGCCAACGGGTGCTGGTGGTGGATCTCGATCCCCAAGTCAGTGCCACCTTGTCCCTGATGTCCCCCACAGATTTCGCCAAAATCCGCAAAGACAAAGGAACCCTCAAACATCTCCTGCAAAAAGCCATCACCGGCGATCTCGACCATAGCCCCGTCCAGGACATCATTCGCCCCTATGGCGGCAACCTCCAAGGCATTGATGTGCTTCCCGGAGACATCGACCTCTATAACGACTTCCTCGTCTCCGAAGTCCTCTATCGCAAAGCCATCCGCAACCCAGAACGGAACTTTGAGGGAGTCTGGAACACCTTTGAGGACTCCCTCATGCGGGGTATCTTAAAACCCGTGGTGGATCACTACGACTTTATCCTCCTCGACTGCGCCCCCAGCTACAATCTCGTCACCCGCAGTAGTCTTGTTTGTAGTGACTTTTATCTCATTCCAGCAAAGCCTGAACCCCTTTCTTACATTGGAATGCAGCTCCTAGAGCGGCAAGTTAAAAAGCTCATCGAGATTCACCAAATCGAGAAAAAAGTTCAAACCCAACTGATTGGCATTGTTTTCACCATGTCTCGCAGTATCCTGGCGGGACGCTACTATAAACAAGTGATGAAGCGGGTACGTCAGGAGTTCAACGAAGCCCAGATCTTCAAAACCTCGATTCCCATGGATGTGAGCGTCTCCCGAGCTGTAGATAGTTTCAAACCCGTCGTTCTCAGCGATCCCAACTCGTCCGGGTCCAAAGCCTTCCGAGCCGTCACTGAAGAACTGTTGCAGAAGTTACAAACCTTAACCCCGGCGGCCCGCAGTGTTCGTCTCTCGAAATTAGATTAA
- a CDS encoding DUF4870 domain-containing protein — translation MNPEQRKLLSILCHASVFFSWTLLALGIPLCLFLFVDDQAVKNNAREVLNFYINLLIYSVLIGILWALVITIPVAFVVGILVAIGNVVLPILAILQVASNPDQSYRYPFIIHLL, via the coding sequence ATGAATCCTGAGCAACGCAAACTTCTGTCGATCCTCTGTCACGCCTCGGTCTTTTTCTCTTGGACGTTATTGGCCCTGGGGATTCCCCTGTGCTTGTTCCTATTTGTCGATGATCAAGCCGTCAAAAATAATGCCCGCGAGGTGCTTAATTTTTACATCAACCTGTTGATTTACAGCGTGTTAATTGGCATCCTTTGGGCATTAGTGATCACTATCCCTGTGGCTTTTGTGGTGGGAATTTTGGTGGCGATCGGTAATGTTGTCTTGCCAATTCTGGCGATTCTCCAAGTTGCCAGTAACCCGGACCAGTCCTATCGCTACCCCTTTATCATTCATCTCCTCTAG